The Entelurus aequoreus isolate RoL-2023_Sb linkage group LG03, RoL_Eaeq_v1.1, whole genome shotgun sequence genome contains the following window.
CCTGTCTTTCTTGCAGGCGACTATATGTTGACGACATTCACGCAAACTATTTATGTCCAAATGTTTAATGATCGTGCTGCTATCATAATGTTGTCAACTGGTCTACTCGAGGTCGTTTATTTAAACTAAAACATAAACATGAAAACGTACTTTTACACGGAAGATATAACTGTgtacttcaaaataaaaaaaatatttaattgtaaGATGTAATAACGAGTCGACGCATTTCCAATTGAACTCGAAGGCAGCGAAGTGATTTGCGGAATACGCCATAATTAATACGTCGTATGAAACGTAATGATTATATATGATCTCACCTTGGGCAAACGTCACAGTAAGTTACGTGTGTACTGCAAACATTTGGACATTCCTTGCCATTCTTATTTTGGATAAAGTTATCACAAGTAAGGTGTCATTGTGTTGATTTAAAATGGCAAAAAGCAACGGAGACCTTGTGAATGAGGCCATTGAGCTGCTGGATAAGTTCAATGCTGGGAAGCAGAGTTTGGATGACTTCATAGAAGATGCCGTCAAGGATCTGCAGGTAAGCAAGTATGAgaatataaatacaaaacacgTCTTAACGGTGCCTTGCATGATCACATATAAGTCAAAATATGTGCTGTCAATGCATTTCAGTGGCAAGAATAACCCATGCttatatgacatttttaaaataaagatACCTCCTTTACTGCATACATTTGGTAGAATATGGAACCTCAGCATAGGAAGTTCATTCTTGATCTTGTCTCTGGATGCACCGAGTACAAGAAGCTACTGGAGGTAGTCGTCAATCCTTTCTATGGCCAGGGGGGGAAACTTATATCCAAATGTTATTACAGCCATTTTGTTGGTaagttgggaaaaaaaacattggttTTGGTTTTAAATGAAAATGACTTACAGTTGTCGTGTTTGTGTTGCTTTTTAGTGATATGTTACCTCACCATATTCTACTTTGAGGACCTTGGACTTCAGGAATTCAGTAACATTGTGAAATCTCTGGACATTAGGAAAATGCACAATGTAAGATGATTGTTGCATTGACAAGACAAGGTGTTATGATGCAGTGTATAGTATTAAATAAATACCGGTACCACAATTGTAAGTGTAAAAGTCAGTGCTTCTTACAGTGTTTAGGTTATCAGAGAAAGCCCACCACAGGTATATATACTCTACACATATGTTCTTGTTTGTAGTTCCTGGGCTTCTTCTTTACAAACCTCACCACTTGGATACAAGATGAATGGAATTGCATCTATGATATTGCATATGTGAAGGACCACTGGATTGCTCCTCTGTTAAGGTAAGAAGTCAATGAAGACTGTTTTGAAGCAATattctctagaccaggggtcgggaacctttttggctgagagagccatgaaagccaaatattttaaaatgtattcccgTGAGAGtcatataatattttataacACTGAAGACaactaaatgcatgcatttttaagtaagaccaacaattttagagtataataagtttcttattctttttaataacattgctaTTCTgatgctaaccaataataaacaaaatacttcttaccattattgcgacttcttgaacaggtgcggtagaaaatggatggatggattaaaatgcatgagaatgttttatattttgaacgttattttttaactctgtgattaccagcggaattattcattacttatcgtgttaagcaatgtcagctaagatttatctgatagccagatgcagtcatcaaaagagccacatctggctcgagagccaaggttccctacccctgctctagacaaaGAACGCTTTCTCTTCTTTGTCTTTTAGAAAGCGCAATGAGATTGAGGCcctcatggagaagcttgctgcaAAAGAATCTGAAGGGATCCAGCCACATAAAACTCCATGCAAAACCACTAAGTTTGAGGCGTTCTCGTTTGTTAAGCCCAAACCGCTATTTCCACCTAAATCTACGCCCAGCCCTATCGTGGAAAAATACAAACCAGTCAGCTTCATCTAATAAATATTTGTACGATCAAATGAATTTCAAGTTACATAAACTTATGTACTGCTATTGTTTTTAAAGATACCAAAGAGCACTTACAACACTCCAAAAGAGATTCAGCTGTTAGAAGTGATCAAGCAAAGGAACCATCAAATGACTGAGGTATGAATAATATGTTAAAGAGTAAAAAGTTAAGTTTGTCATAATTCAGCTTTATAATGTCGTTTGAATTATTTGATTTTCTGGCCACTGTGTTGACATAGTATATTGTTTTTCTTTGAAGGAGTTACTGCGCAAGAACAATATGACACAGTTCCGGTGTACAAATCTGACAAAGTCTGAGCGCACACAGGTAGGTACTAAAGCTGTGCAAATTGTagacaaatattacatttcactCATTAAATTGAAGGTGCTATATGTATGGAAACTGTTTTAAATTGTGACTTTCTACACCTTTGTATTGTGGTcacgccaaagcttttcattagTCCTGCCAAATATCACCCAAATAATAACACCATACCAGTTTTACATAAAAACTGCTAATTATTGAAAGGTCAGTGGCTAATGAAGCTTAGTCTCTGAACAAGGGGACTAGGATTCTAATACCATTCAAGGTGAATGGTAACATGAACCATTTTTGTTTATtagaatgtatgtattattacaaTCATATTGATGTTATGTTGTAATAGTGTCAATATTCATTGTTAGTGCAATACTGGCCCATACAGTGTCAGACAAATTCAAATCCTTTAACAAATGTAAATGAGgacgatgggggggggggggggggggtgaatccTAATTAATGACAGTAAATTACTAGTGTACATAATTTAGATTAACCTAAAAAAGACTCCCATTTTTTGAGACAAAGAATGTcataaacaaacatttttcaaatattttactgattgtacgtcatttattttttcaaaacctGGTAACAGTTTAATCTAAAATTCTGTCTGAGTGTATTTTGAAGCAGTCTTCTTACTCCTCTTTGCACtgatgtatgcattgacctgatcactgaccgtacaaTAACCTGCTCCGCCTTTCAGATAAACTTTTGTGGTTAAAGTAAAGGAGCATGTTCACtcaaaataaattatgtgattaatctgaaactacatgattaatgcgataattttttgtgaaaaatcaCTGATTTTTGACAGCCTCAATAAATAATGCGATTTGTTTCTTTGTACAGCTTGCCACAACACTTCTTAATTCTGCAAGCTTGTATACATATTTTAAAACAGTTATTTATCGGCACTTGGCTAAATCCCCTTTATTGTTTTATGTATCTAACAGCTGTGAGTCTCATTGTGCCACTGTGTAGTTTAGTGTATTACAATACAAACAAAGTTACTCTATTACATAAAACTATGTTTGCATTACTGATCATTTACCAAGTACCTGTGTATTGCAGAGAGTGCTGTACCAGATAAGTGAAGAGTTGGAGTCAAGGCTTAAGTTTGACTCCATTCATTACGTTAAACCTCCTCCTATTAAGGTGAGAATGCCTTATTCTATGAACAATTAGACTAGGTTAGTGGATAAGAATTCAGTACAATATTAACTCACCGCACATGTTTCTGTTTTTTGTTAGAACGTCAGTCCTATCAAAGTCAACACTGCAGCTATGCTGAGACGGCGGGCTCTGTATGACCGCCATATGGAGGAAGCGCTGCAGAGGTGCACACTCTCTATCAGTCAGCAATTTCGAACCTTTCATTTAGGATTACTTACCGTTTCTTATATCATGttacaaatatgtttttaaatataaaatgagCATAACAGCCCTTTCTTTTCCCATGTATCTAGAATAGAGAGTCTGGTGCAGGGAGCACATGAGCCCTCAGTCTTGCTTCAGAGGCAGAGAGAAATGCGTGAGAGAGAATTTCACGAGAGGTGGGCCAGGATTGATCTAAACCATGCCGATGCTAATCTCAGCCATTGGGAGGCCACTTTGGCCCGCACACAAACTGTAGAACGAAACAAGAAGGCTGCTCAGCTCAAAAAAATCGAGGTAGGTGCAAACACTAGCTGTCAACAAGAAGGAACACCAACTAAAAGTGTTTTAGCATGTGTATATAGTagattttgcatgcagttgcaattccaagacattagatggcagacatgtatagaccaggggtcccaaAACGTTTTGACTCTGGGGTCACATTGGGTTAAAAGAGTTTGGCCGGGAGCTGGACTATCTATTTGTGTATGTACAGTCAAACCTGTCTATAGCGACTActcaagggaaaaaaataaagtGGCCGCTagagacaggtggccactatacgcaGGTTGGCCACCATTTTAATttccatacatgttgacctttaaaAAATGATGTATACATTTACGTTATGCATGTATCAGGAATTGCAGTAAACTGTTTGTAAAATACAGTTTTGCAAGCTATTATATTTGAGCCTGCTCATTATTGCTCAAGTGAATGGGATGATGTTCCCATTCATGCCAGACTTTCAACTGCGCAAAGCTTAGCAGAGTTTCGATGAGACTTGCCAAGTGCCGGCGCGGCTGCATGGTATAGCTACTTGCGACCCCTCCGTTGGAATACCCGTTGCGGCCACCGCAAATCCAGTTTAAGAAATGAAATTTCAAGGGCCGGTATGGCAATTTATTTATCGGTGACCGCTGTACGGAGTCAATAAACTGTTTTGGGATGCAAAATGAGTGTCCGCTGGCCACATTAAACAATATCAAtagatcgatttatattcctaaatttcaagtatattgATCTGTGCTTGGCAAGTTTGCCTTAtggaagataggtatcgatccaagatcTTTTGAAAAAGCAATTGATCAATTCTATcaatactagaaaaaggaaaacattggactTAAGAAGGGCAAACTTTATATgtagtttagcacttttaatagTAAGGACGCTAAACGTTAAATCTATTTTGGctgtctgtgatgtcatcaaaacAAATGGCGGATAGCTACAGTGGCTGAAAGGTCataaatgcaaacgccacaagacaatatcattaattacaacacaaaaactttcgACAGCATACGACACAACATGTTAATTTAAAGCAGCACCaaaactttaagccacaaaatattaaagattaaagattaaagataccaatgattgtcacacacacactagatgtggtgaaatttgtcctctgcatttgacccatgcgaCCGAAACGAAAGTGACATCCCAGCAAAttactgatttttttatttatcttgagAGGCATGTTCCATTGTGGGTATTGACAAGTGGTTGACAGGAAATAATGCCCACAAAGTGCCCCGTCTCTAACTTTGTGtcatctgggataggctccagcaccttttTGACACTGCACAGGACGATGGACTAAAACGTGAATGTTGGGTTTTTGATATGGGCTTTCTTGCAGGCCTCCAAACGCTGTCAGAAAAATGCACAGAAAAAGCTGGAGGAAGTAAAAGAGAAGAAAGACCTGGTGCACAAAGTGATAGAAAGTTACAATAACTCCACAAAAGCTAAAGAGAGGGTGAATAAATTCAAGCAAAGTGCTGGTAAGAAAAGTATTTTTTATGTACTATTTGTTCCTGATTTCTCCTTATAACCGAACCATTCTATTCCATAGTAAAAGAATTCGCCGAGCACAATCAAGAGCTCGTTCGTCAAGCACAAGAAGAAGCCAAGGCAGCGCACATCAAGAGGTTGGaatttataaatgaagtccacaCCATGGAATGTCTTCCTACCCATCGAAACAACACATTTGATGATACGGAGGTGAGTGAGAGATTGCAAAGGATGTAAGATAAAAGTTTACAATTTGTCATTGTTTGCCTTTTGTGTTAGATTGCAGGCCATGAGCTGCTGTCAGAGATGTCCCATGTCGAGCTTAAGGAGCGTCTGTTTCTCACAAAGGAAGCAAAGATGTACGAAAAGCAGGCCAAGCGACAGTACATCCAGGAAGAGAAGCAGCGAAAGAAGACGCAGCTGTCGGAAAACATGGACACCGTCATCCTCCAGAGTAGGGCTATGGCGAAGGCTGCTGCCATCAGGTCAGCAAAATTACAAACTCTAAATTTTGAAGCAAGAATACATGTGTCAGTTAGAGTTGTGTTATGTTGCAGGAAAGAGGGAGAGAAACAAGCCAAGCTCCGATTGCAGAGGGTCGCTACTCAGGACAAGAAGGTCTTGGCCTTGCAGAAGAAACTTGAAGAGGTGAAGAAAGAGTGCCAGAAACTAAAGCAAAGTGAAAGCAACGTTAATAAATCCCCAAAGCAGGCAGCATCACACACAGTTGAGACCCACAACGAAGTAAATATAAAATCCACAATGAATGACTTGTTGTCTGTGCTAGTGTTAACATTGTCACGGTCATAGTAAATATTGTTATCTTGTTTTGACAGGATGGAATGCAGAAAATGAATTGGGAGGACTTGGAGAAGCGTTTAGAGCAGTACATCGGGGGGAAAGACTCCCAAAGATAATATTACTCAGTGGTGCAGAGATATATACTTATCAATAAGTTTGTTATTGTGGTTGCAGTGTAAAACTGCACTACTGAATAAGTGCTTAAGCAGCATGTTTGATGGAGATATTTCATCAGTGTTAcccattaatgcatttatttatgaTGGATTTATTTATGATGGCTCGTCACGTGCGACCTGTTCACTTTTGTTCATAACCGCATTATAACGTacttggtctgccagagaatatgAGGGTGGCGCTGGTGGTATAGGTGACCGTGTCACTATATTAAGCCCGTTTAGCGCTCTCGAGATACTGGTTTAGATaccggtactgtttttttttttttataaagcgaCTAGCACTGAATCTAGTGAAGATTTTTTGGGCATGAAAGTTGACCACTGCTAGTTGTTCTTTTCAACAAGCAGAGAGTTATGCTGTTGGCCCCTCCCCCTCTAAAAGAACAACACAAATGTGTTTCACATGTTTTTACTCATATTTTGCTAATGCGTCATGGCTAATTAGCAAACTATGAACCGTTGGGAAGGACAGCACCTTTTACCATCATCACCCAACCTGGCATTGTAGGATCGTGGCATTGTTTTCCTCTTTCTCAAGCTCATCAAGACATGGACAATGACAAGATGGCCACGAAGTGGATCCCAGAAGAATTCCTGCAGGAGTGCATGAAGGCTTGGCAGCAAAGCCTGGGAAAATGCATCAGACTGCTAAGGGATTTATAGTTTGGCTGTAAAATACAGTGTAGCATTTTGTAACACCAATCCTGGATTTTTCTAAACCTATAAACCTCATATGATATAATTTAATAAAAGAAGGGGCCATTACCAACAGTTTTGTGGACATTTGACAGTGCTTATTAAGCTAtgttttagaacaggggtgtccaaagtgtggtccAGAGGCAATTTTTGCCTCGCACCTCAGTTTTTATTAGCCCAGAGCACATTCTAAGGACAAACACGTTGAGGATtagaatttaaaaacaaattaaacattcgatgtccagcaactttttgcatcctaacgctaagaaaacggaaatgctgattatcgttcCTGCtagacatttgacaaccaaacaattacaccaaGCGACTTTGTCCGATTTTTCCACCACTGATGCTGAGATTATTCATGGGTTTCttacgtctcgtcttgattatTGTAACATATTAATTTCGTGTCTCCCTATGTCGAGCATTAAAGATTACAGTTGGCACAAAATGCAGCTGTTAGACTTTTGAcaggaacaagaaagtttgatcatattacgcctatactggctcacctgcactggcttcctgtgcacttaagatgtgactttaaggttttactacttacgtataaaatactaaacggtctagttccatcatatcttgctgattgtattgtaccatatgtcctggacAGAAATctacgttcaaagaactccggcttattagtgattcccagagccccaaaaaagtctgcgggctttagagcgttttctattcgggctccagtactatggaatgccctcccggtaacagagatgctacctcagtagaagcatttaagtcccattgtcatgacgcggagtcaaacccacgtttcctctgcagctggagctgcaggcacctctgctaacccctctgctggcagcatgctcagacacgcctctgctcgtgctgagcacaacacgcccacacagcaacaagcctgcaagcaatcaatgatcaacgcacctggacttgatgagggggagcggcataaagaccagcggacccgaggaacctttgccagaacgtcgctaaccttccagtaagcatcacgtctggcattcccttttcccagtgatttcctcgtccttgtggttgctctatctctccgtgttttcctcctggttcatgcccttttgtatttccacagtgactcccctgtcctccgtgatcgtgccttgtcactcgatacccatccggattcctgactgctctccccgatccacgacctccctgctcggaaccagaccacgctgccctgctcttgcccacgacctcttgcctgtccatgaactgcctcttcgccttgcccctttggataacgacgaaagatacaaccaacatttgctgacaacaactcatggtaacatttacattattaatattacacatagtcaacactcattcactttgagtagcatacacacgccacgtattcatcaaaggttgaaaaccgcagtcctgccctggttgtcgcctccttcccttctctgatataCAACACCcattttaaaactaatttgtatattttagcctttaaatagacccctttttagaccagttgatctgctgtctcttttctgctctggccCCCTCTCCTgcttggagaggttatcaggtgaccacagatgacgtgctagctgttcaaagtcgggacccaggatggaccactctttctcccctgctggtctcccaatggactggactttcacatgaagtcgggacccaggatggaccacaccttatgcatcagtcggtgacgtctctgcgccccgacttgtctacatgcaatatgatctcctgctggccccactaaggactggactctcacagtattaaccGTACCCACTCGGCATCTATTGTACTGGTCAGCCAAGGGGGTGaggagtccccacatctgcggtcccttccaaggtttcttgttcccattgagtttagttttttcttgccctgatgtgggatctgagctgagtatgttgttgtggcttgtgcagccctttgagatatttGTAATTAAGggcttgattgattgaacttaacACAAAAAACTACGAAAACATTTTACTGTCacaagcccccccacccccaaaaatgggacatgaaaaccaaaatggccgacgaCCTGTGCGTCTCACTGTTCTTTGATGAGTTCCGTGCGTTCCCTTATGATGAACAtgtgtacacatttcttgcaaTAAATGATAAGTTTGTGAGTCTTCAAAAACATTTCATTTGGTGGCATAATATTAGTATAGAGCACAAGAAATGTAATACCTCAAGGGGGTTAGATTAGGCAAGACGATTTTGTTCTAGAGCACAATGTGTACGCGAGGCaatccaaagtgctttacagatgcATACAATTTATGAAGGTGAATGAAATcaggagaatatgaataatttgctTTTTTACCTATAACAGTGTTTCTCAAACTGTTACTGGTACACAAGCTCCATCTGGTACGTCAGAATTAAATATTGTAAAGACATGACTCGAGCCATTATCAAAGGTTTATCAGCCTTCAATGGAAGTCGTTAAAAATTTGACTACTGTAGACTAGTCGACACCAATGTAAACAAGACACAAACAGAACCGTCTAACTCCGACATTTCTATCAATCAACATGCATGGGAACCGAATGTTCTCTACATTCACCGTTTACGTCCACCCTTTTTCAGCCTCCCAGCCAAACAACGCACAGAAGACATTTAGACAATATATTCAAAAACAGTGTTActcttcaaactgtgtaatgttacagtggccaaaaatatgaaatatactttaaaaaaaaacctctgctttgtttttaatgaatacttaggcctagtaTGCCACTGTATTTTGATgttggtcataatggtggtacttggagagccaagtgttttctgaggtggtacttagtgaaaaaggtttgagaaccactgatctatacatcacaaagctaagatgtggatGTTTCATTCAGATATTAGCATATGTTGACCTACAGTACATTGTATATCTTTCATGTAAAAGATGTAGCAAAGTGGCCCTGCATACTTACATTTTTCTGTATGTGGCACTAGCTAGAAAAGGTTTGGACTCCTCTGTTTTAAAACGTATTATGTAAAactgtactccggcttcctcccacctccaaagacatgcacctggggataggtgattggcgac
Protein-coding sequences here:
- the LOC133646627 gene encoding cilia- and flagella-associated protein 99-like isoform X1 is translated as MAKSNGDLVNEAIELLDKFNAGKQSLDDFIEDAVKDLQNMEPQHRKFILDLVSGCTEYKKLLEVVVNPFYGQGGKLISKCYYSHFVGKLGKKTLVLVLNENDLQLSCLCCFLVICYLTIFYFEDLGLQEFSNIVKSLDIRKMHNFLGFFFTNLTTWIQDEWNCIYDIAYVKDHWIAPLLRKRNEIEALMEKLAAKESEGIQPHKTPCKTTKFEAFSFVKPKPLFPPKSTPSPIVEKYKPIPKSTYNTPKEIQLLEVIKQRNHQMTEELLRKNNMTQFRCTNLTKSERTQRVLYQISEELESRLKFDSIHYVKPPPIKNVSPIKVNTAAMLRRRALYDRHMEEALQRIESLVQGAHEPSVLLQRQREMREREFHERWARIDLNHADANLSHWEATLARTQTVERNKKAAQLKKIEASKRCQKNAQKKLEEVKEKKDLVHKVIESYNNSTKAKERVNKFKQSAVKEFAEHNQELVRQAQEEAKAAHIKRLEFINEVHTMECLPTHRNNTFDDTEIAGHELLSEMSHVELKERLFLTKEAKMYEKQAKRQYIQEEKQRKKTQLSENMDTVILQSRAMAKAAAIRKEGEKQAKLRLQRVATQDKKVLALQKKLEEVKKECQKLKQSESNVNKSPKQAASHTVETHNEDGMQKMNWEDLEKRLEQYIGGKDSQR
- the LOC133646627 gene encoding cilia- and flagella-associated protein 99-like isoform X2, translated to MAKSNGDLVNEAIELLDKFNAGKQSLDDFIEDAVKDLQNMEPQHRKFILDLVSGCTEYKKLLEVVVNPFYGQGGKLISKCYYSHFVVICYLTIFYFEDLGLQEFSNIVKSLDIRKMHNFLGFFFTNLTTWIQDEWNCIYDIAYVKDHWIAPLLRKRNEIEALMEKLAAKESEGIQPHKTPCKTTKFEAFSFVKPKPLFPPKSTPSPIVEKYKPIPKSTYNTPKEIQLLEVIKQRNHQMTEELLRKNNMTQFRCTNLTKSERTQRVLYQISEELESRLKFDSIHYVKPPPIKNVSPIKVNTAAMLRRRALYDRHMEEALQRIESLVQGAHEPSVLLQRQREMREREFHERWARIDLNHADANLSHWEATLARTQTVERNKKAAQLKKIEASKRCQKNAQKKLEEVKEKKDLVHKVIESYNNSTKAKERVNKFKQSAVKEFAEHNQELVRQAQEEAKAAHIKRLEFINEVHTMECLPTHRNNTFDDTEIAGHELLSEMSHVELKERLFLTKEAKMYEKQAKRQYIQEEKQRKKTQLSENMDTVILQSRAMAKAAAIRKEGEKQAKLRLQRVATQDKKVLALQKKLEEVKKECQKLKQSESNVNKSPKQAASHTVETHNEDGMQKMNWEDLEKRLEQYIGGKDSQR
- the LOC133646627 gene encoding cilia- and flagella-associated protein 99-like isoform X4; translated protein: MAKSNGDLVNEAIELLDKFNAGKQSLDDFIEDAVKDLQFLGFFFTNLTTWIQDEWNCIYDIAYVKDHWIAPLLRKRNEIEALMEKLAAKESEGIQPHKTPCKTTKFEAFSFVKPKPLFPPKSTPSPIVEKYKPIPKSTYNTPKEIQLLEVIKQRNHQMTEELLRKNNMTQFRCTNLTKSERTQRVLYQISEELESRLKFDSIHYVKPPPIKNVSPIKVNTAAMLRRRALYDRHMEEALQRIESLVQGAHEPSVLLQRQREMREREFHERWARIDLNHADANLSHWEATLARTQTVERNKKAAQLKKIEASKRCQKNAQKKLEEVKEKKDLVHKVIESYNNSTKAKERVNKFKQSAVKEFAEHNQELVRQAQEEAKAAHIKRLEFINEVHTMECLPTHRNNTFDDTEIAGHELLSEMSHVELKERLFLTKEAKMYEKQAKRQYIQEEKQRKKTQLSENMDTVILQSRAMAKAAAIRKEGEKQAKLRLQRVATQDKKVLALQKKLEEVKKECQKLKQSESNVNKSPKQAASHTVETHNEDGMQKMNWEDLEKRLEQYIGGKDSQR
- the LOC133646627 gene encoding cilia- and flagella-associated protein 99-like isoform X3, which codes for MEPQHRKFILDLVSGCTEYKKLLEVVVNPFYGQGGKLISKCYYSHFVGKLGKKTLVLVLNENDLQLSCLCCFLVICYLTIFYFEDLGLQEFSNIVKSLDIRKMHNFLGFFFTNLTTWIQDEWNCIYDIAYVKDHWIAPLLRKRNEIEALMEKLAAKESEGIQPHKTPCKTTKFEAFSFVKPKPLFPPKSTPSPIVEKYKPIPKSTYNTPKEIQLLEVIKQRNHQMTEELLRKNNMTQFRCTNLTKSERTQRVLYQISEELESRLKFDSIHYVKPPPIKNVSPIKVNTAAMLRRRALYDRHMEEALQRIESLVQGAHEPSVLLQRQREMREREFHERWARIDLNHADANLSHWEATLARTQTVERNKKAAQLKKIEASKRCQKNAQKKLEEVKEKKDLVHKVIESYNNSTKAKERVNKFKQSAVKEFAEHNQELVRQAQEEAKAAHIKRLEFINEVHTMECLPTHRNNTFDDTEIAGHELLSEMSHVELKERLFLTKEAKMYEKQAKRQYIQEEKQRKKTQLSENMDTVILQSRAMAKAAAIRKEGEKQAKLRLQRVATQDKKVLALQKKLEEVKKECQKLKQSESNVNKSPKQAASHTVETHNEDGMQKMNWEDLEKRLEQYIGGKDSQR